Proteins co-encoded in one Thermus caldifontis genomic window:
- a CDS encoding DUF4388 domain-containing protein → MAIFGSLRDMSFPDLVGMLGRRSGVLEVFALPGHRQAYTIALEGGRVLWVREGRRVLEPLQARSVLQELFRMSEGGFEFVPGTPPPPPDGQVLGWPLERLLLTMTTVEDEFRAYSATLPDPRTRFQAVSMDMWLEEPLWSFWEKAKPLLGQPGGASAEELARRLGLREREVVYYLHKLRLAGKVSPVRAYEEALKRRDESREGLFRRLFASLLGRGR, encoded by the coding sequence ATGGCCATCTTCGGAAGCCTAAGGGATATGTCCTTTCCCGATCTGGTCGGAATGCTTGGCCGGCGAAGCGGGGTTTTGGAAGTGTTCGCCCTGCCTGGACACCGTCAGGCCTATACCATCGCCCTGGAAGGCGGCCGGGTGCTCTGGGTGCGGGAAGGAAGGAGGGTGCTGGAACCCCTCCAGGCCCGCTCCGTTTTGCAGGAGCTTTTCCGAATGAGCGAGGGAGGATTCGAGTTCGTTCCCGGCACACCCCCTCCGCCTCCCGATGGCCAGGTACTGGGTTGGCCCCTGGAGCGGCTTCTCCTCACCATGACCACTGTCGAGGACGAATTCCGGGCCTACAGTGCCACACTCCCCGATCCCCGAACCCGCTTTCAGGCGGTGAGCATGGATATGTGGTTAGAAGAACCCCTTTGGTCCTTCTGGGAAAAGGCCAAGCCCCTCCTAGGGCAGCCGGGAGGTGCATCCGCCGAGGAGCTTGCCCGGCGGCTCGGCTTGCGGGAAAGGGAGGTGGTCTACTACCTCCACAAGCTTCGCCTAGCAGGCAAGGTGAGTCCGGTGCGGGCTTATGAGGAGGCCCTCAAGAGGAGGGACGAAAGCAGGGAAGGCCTGTTCCGCCGCCTGTTTGCCTCCTTGCTGGGGAGGGGAAGATGA
- a CDS encoding IclR family transcriptional regulator, producing MGGWDKRPLQVLKLLFFHPEGLRFEEIRTSLGLSPYTLRKALVALEEEGFTALDPQARRYLLRYPHPFLELPEPVDDTFFYQELVDGAHVSTGLRAYALTVRPWGLHLEATTGHQGQRLWPFPKERKPVTAHAHASAGGRAILAYLREDLVRAHFQRFPPRAFTPHSPSTIPQVLERLAEVRTLGYARARGEIIPERCGLALPLLGKDGQAFGALGLSLPFGQVCAYEHPEDPKACRRCLEVAPVLREVVSQVWPSSEA from the coding sequence ATGGGTGGATGGGACAAGCGTCCCCTACAGGTACTAAAGCTTTTGTTCTTCCACCCAGAGGGATTGCGATTTGAGGAGATACGGACGTCTCTAGGGCTTTCACCCTACACCCTGAGGAAAGCCTTGGTGGCTTTGGAAGAGGAGGGCTTCACCGCTTTAGATCCCCAAGCTCGACGTTACTTGCTCCGTTATCCCCACCCTTTTCTGGAACTCCCAGAGCCCGTCGACGACACCTTTTTCTACCAAGAGTTGGTGGATGGCGCCCATGTTTCAACGGGCCTGAGGGCATACGCCCTCACGGTCCGGCCCTGGGGACTCCACCTCGAGGCCACCACCGGTCACCAGGGTCAACGCCTCTGGCCTTTTCCCAAGGAGCGGAAGCCTGTAACCGCTCATGCGCACGCCAGTGCCGGAGGAAGGGCCATCCTGGCTTACCTACGGGAAGATCTGGTGAGGGCGCACTTTCAGCGCTTTCCACCTCGCGCCTTCACACCCCATAGCCCCAGTACCATCCCCCAGGTTCTTGAGCGGCTAGCGGAGGTGCGCACCCTTGGGTACGCCAGGGCCAGGGGGGAGATCATTCCCGAGCGCTGTGGCCTTGCCCTACCCCTTCTGGGCAAGGACGGCCAGGCCTTTGGGGCCTTAGGGCTTTCCCTGCCCTTCGGTCAGGTATGCGCATATGAGCATCCCGAGGACCCGAAGGCGTGCCGCCGGTGTCTTGAAGTGGCACCCGTACTGAGGGAGGTGGTGTCTCAGGTATGGCCATCTTCGGAAGCCTAA
- a CDS encoding roadblock/LC7 domain-containing protein — protein sequence MGRQEMLQSTIRELRQAVPEITGCMVASTDGLSLATDLPEGEAARTAAMAATALGLGKRIAQTVALGGLEEAVVRGKEGYMVIYAAGDRGVLAVTAPTGANLGLIHLEARQAAARIARLLAEEV from the coding sequence ATGGGACGACAGGAAATGTTGCAAAGCACCATCCGCGAGCTCAGGCAGGCTGTCCCCGAGATCACGGGATGCATGGTGGCTTCCACGGATGGTTTATCCCTGGCCACGGACCTTCCTGAGGGGGAAGCCGCTCGCACCGCCGCCATGGCAGCCACCGCTCTGGGCCTGGGGAAGCGCATTGCCCAGACCGTCGCCCTGGGGGGATTGGAGGAAGCCGTGGTCCGGGGGAAGGAAGGTTACATGGTGATCTACGCCGCCGGGGACCGGGGTGTGCTGGCGGTTACCGCCCCCACAGGAGCCAATCTAGGGCTGATCCATCTGGAAGCCCGGCAGGCAGCAGCCCGCATCGCCCGACTCTTGGCAGAGGAGGTGTGA
- a CDS encoding protoglobin domain-containing protein, with amino-acid sequence MTQILQFAKEALEQMPPETRFRPEDAATIARHKDLLLSWSEELVKAFYDTLFAHPPTKKVFREGERPDREETLRAWWRRTVEGPLDEGYFAWMAKVGLVHVVRGVENPMMLAMASFVAEFVEKKAHEAGLPEAPSLVEAFFRLSMAVGAVITHGYDRYRALALYNVAGMEPSLLDRLTVEEAKGFLETLRKEEA; translated from the coding sequence ATGACCCAGATCCTGCAGTTTGCGAAGGAAGCCCTGGAACAGATGCCTCCCGAAACCCGGTTCCGGCCCGAGGATGCTGCGACCATCGCCCGCCACAAGGACCTACTGCTCTCCTGGTCCGAGGAGCTGGTCAAGGCCTTTTACGACACCCTGTTTGCCCACCCTCCCACTAAGAAGGTCTTCCGGGAAGGGGAGCGCCCCGACCGGGAAGAAACCCTGCGGGCCTGGTGGCGCCGCACTGTAGAAGGGCCCCTGGACGAGGGGTACTTTGCCTGGATGGCCAAGGTGGGATTGGTGCACGTGGTCCGCGGGGTGGAAAACCCCATGATGCTGGCCATGGCCTCCTTTGTAGCCGAGTTCGTGGAGAAGAAAGCCCACGAGGCCGGCCTTCCCGAAGCGCCTTCCCTCGTGGAGGCCTTCTTCCGGCTCAGCATGGCTGTGGGGGCGGTGATTACTCATGGCTACGACCGTTACCGTGCCCTGGCCCTTTACAACGTGGCGGGCATGGAGCCGAGCCTACTGGACCGTCTCACCGTGGAGGAGGCCAAGGGCTTCCTGGAGACCTTGAGGAAAGAGGAGGCATGA
- a CDS encoding GTP-binding protein translates to MNRTLKLVVSGPVGAGKTTFIQSLSEIPVVETDEWASEAIGKEKTTVAMDYGLLTLDGVPIHLFGTPGQERFDFIWDVLVEGALGLVLLVAGDSPRDFPKARYILDYLTSRHPVPFVVGVTRQDLERVWRPEEVADFFGLPAHQVVGLNATSPTSATLALIRMLELVTGSRWQGVW, encoded by the coding sequence ATGAACCGTACCCTCAAGCTGGTGGTTTCCGGGCCAGTGGGGGCAGGCAAGACCACCTTCATCCAGTCTCTTTCCGAGATCCCTGTGGTGGAAACGGATGAGTGGGCTTCGGAAGCGATTGGCAAAGAGAAGACCACCGTAGCCATGGATTACGGCCTTCTTACCCTGGACGGGGTGCCCATCCACCTCTTCGGTACCCCGGGGCAGGAGCGCTTCGACTTTATCTGGGATGTTCTCGTAGAGGGCGCCTTGGGCCTGGTCCTTTTGGTGGCGGGGGATAGCCCGCGGGACTTCCCCAAAGCCCGGTACATCTTGGACTACCTCACTTCCCGCCACCCCGTACCCTTCGTGGTAGGGGTGACCCGCCAGGACCTGGAGCGGGTATGGCGTCCTGAGGAGGTGGCGGACTTCTTTGGCCTACCTGCTCACCAGGTAGTGGGCTTGAACGCTACGAGTCCCACCAGCGCCACGTTAGCCCTCATCCGAATGCTGGAGCTGGTGACCGGGTCCCGCTGGCAGGGAGTCTGGTGA